Part of the Quercus lobata isolate SW786 chromosome 6, ValleyOak3.0 Primary Assembly, whole genome shotgun sequence genome, CATTAGACACCAACTTGCTTTAGGTTTCACTTCCCTAGACCACCAACGTGGTTTGCGCGTAATTGCGTGCACATtgcaataaattcaaattaaaaaaaaaaaaaaaaaagtagtctcGAAGAACTCTGGATACCCACATTAGCTATACTAAGCTAATTCAACCTAGAGATTATATAAagccttgaaattttttactagtgGGCATTCCTTAAAAAAGCAAGAAATTTGGGTTacataaacaaaatatgttATGCGAGTTGAAAATGTATAATTTAGCTATGACTACAAAATTGAATGATTCATCAGCGGCGTGGTTGACAACATATATGTACACAAGTGATTAATCCAAAACACGTGAAAATATTGAGAGGTTGAGAAGTTTACGGGCAACAATAGGTTGAAGAGGAGGTGTGAAAGGTGGAGCAGTGATAGAGTGAGCGAGGTTGTAGTCTGAGATTTTGGTTCCGCTCAATTGGGAGGTCAGGAACCCTAACTCCGACACCGACACCGACAGCTTGGTCCTcagtgaagaagaagatatcGGGCTAATTTTAACTGGTGCTCCTGTTCTGCGGAAACATAGAGTGGAAGTGGAAGTGTTTCCAAAACACACTGCCGATGCTGCCATTGCTTCACTTTCTCTCTGTGTGTCCTCTTAAGTTTGAATGGATAACGAATTAAACGAGATCGGCAGATAGATAGAgcctcttattttcttttttctttttctttttttcacattcACAGAGGGCTTGCTACTTGCTACCTAGCTACTTTGCCCAAGCTGGCATGTGAGGCCCAGCCCAGGATTGGTTTTCACCACATAGTACCGGACAAGAAAATTGTACCAACGCacttaacaaaattttcatgctAATTTGTTTCTTGATCTTTACcaccccacccccacccccccaaaagaaaaagaaaaagaaagactactcGATAATCTGTATAATGCAcaaaaatttaacataatatgattttttctttctatatataatatgccaagattttaatgaagtgtttagaatctaaattcaattaaaaatatatttaatatggGGATGTTCAAAGCACCCCAAAAAGGTGTAACAAGTCAATTGTATCATTTGTATGGTCTACATCGGTCTAGTCAACATCTATTTAGGTCAATAATGTAAGTTGATTGATTAATATAGTAATCCTCAAAAGAAGTGTTCACTGATTCTCCTCAcgttaaaatttattgtgttataACAAGAAACCATCACATTTTAAGGATCCTAGGTCCCTATTCAAACTCCCACACGTACCTAATCAATTCCAAACCTTGCTTTTGAAATGACAAGTCATTTGGTGAAGGCAACAAAATGGCATGTTGTACTTGATAAATAGATGACATTATTGTTAGTGTATGCCTATTTAATTTGAG contains:
- the LOC115994919 gene encoding 50S ribosomal protein L28, chloroplastic, yielding MAASAVCFGNTSTSTLCFRRTGAPVKISPISSSSLRTKLSVSVSELGFLTSQLSGTKISDYNLAHSITAPPFTPPLQPIVARRICPFTGKKANRANKVSFSNHKTKKLQFVNLQYKRVWWEAGKRYVKLRLSTKALKTIEKNGLDAVAKKAGIDLRKE